The Shewanella mangrovisoli genome has a window encoding:
- a CDS encoding paraquat-inducible protein A produces the protein MSQNIYSRHDGVLQACEECGLVTPYTEPQPGYRTHCPRCQHGLQSVLATPFQPIWAYGAATLIMLGLSLGFPFLSFSVQGLSQKASLWSALISMHYASNSLLALVILLCVVILPLIYISFSMLIYRQAYLVQQGRTIELSWLKRASKWVFRFESWLMADVFLVGILVAMVKILSLAEVGFGPSFWAFCIYTLLLVKFVSLVDSSWVWDQLTPRVATPYVRGGESHLQQNHGVCPICGQLNAIDATECSRCAGAVHKYLPANSMQAAWAFLLAATVFYIPANFYPIMYTTSVGQTEASTIISGVVLLWHLGSYPVASIIFFASIVIPTAKIASLAYLFRQAGKAHSSDQAIKNQQLYRVTEFIGRWSMIDIFVVALLTALVQLDELMAIKPGPAALSFAMVVILTMLSAIAFDSRVLWRQSSTNNCEK, from the coding sequence GTGTCACAGAACATTTATTCCCGCCATGATGGCGTGTTACAGGCCTGCGAGGAGTGTGGTTTAGTCACGCCTTACACAGAGCCTCAGCCTGGCTATCGTACCCATTGCCCAAGATGTCAGCATGGATTGCAGTCCGTGTTGGCCACTCCCTTTCAGCCGATTTGGGCCTATGGGGCCGCGACCTTAATCATGCTAGGGCTGAGTCTGGGGTTTCCTTTCTTATCCTTTAGCGTGCAGGGCTTATCCCAAAAGGCGAGTCTGTGGTCGGCGCTGATCAGTATGCACTATGCCAGTAACAGTCTGTTGGCCTTGGTCATCTTACTGTGTGTGGTGATCTTGCCACTGATTTATATCAGTTTTTCAATGCTGATTTATCGACAGGCCTATTTAGTCCAGCAAGGGAGAACGATTGAACTGAGCTGGCTTAAACGCGCTAGCAAGTGGGTATTTCGTTTTGAGTCTTGGTTAATGGCGGATGTGTTCCTTGTGGGGATCTTAGTCGCCATGGTGAAAATTCTGTCGTTGGCAGAAGTCGGCTTTGGCCCTTCTTTCTGGGCGTTTTGCATTTATACCTTACTGCTAGTGAAGTTTGTCAGTCTAGTCGACAGCTCATGGGTATGGGATCAATTAACGCCGAGAGTCGCAACGCCGTACGTGAGGGGAGGTGAGTCGCACCTGCAACAGAATCATGGCGTTTGCCCTATTTGTGGTCAGTTAAATGCCATCGATGCGACTGAATGTAGCCGCTGCGCTGGCGCTGTGCACAAGTACTTACCCGCAAACAGTATGCAAGCCGCGTGGGCATTTTTGCTCGCAGCAACGGTGTTTTATATTCCGGCAAACTTCTATCCGATTATGTACACCACCAGCGTCGGCCAAACCGAGGCGTCAACCATTATCAGTGGTGTCGTGCTGTTATGGCATTTGGGCTCTTACCCTGTGGCCTCAATTATCTTCTTCGCCAGCATAGTGATCCCCACGGCCAAAATCGCTTCTCTGGCTTATTTGTTCCGCCAAGCGGGTAAGGCCCATTCATCAGACCAAGCCATTAAAAATCAACAGCTATACCGCGTGACTGAATTTATTGGTCGTTGGTCGATGATTGATATTTTTGTGGTGGCCTTACTCACGGCACTGGTCCAGCTCGATGAGCTAATGGCGATTAAACCCGGCCCTGCGGCCCTGTCCTTTGCCATGGTGGTGATCTTAACCATGCTGTCGGCAATCGCCTTTGATTCTCGCGTGCTGTGGCGACAATCCAGCACCAACAACTGCGAAAAATAA
- the pqiB gene encoding intermembrane transport protein PqiB → MINNENIRAKESKVRQLSPVWLIPIIAAMIGCWMLYSYFSQLGTEIQLHLKTAEGIEVGKTFLKSRNVNVGVIESIKLSDDYSAIVATARISNDAKRMLKQDARFWVVKPRIGMEGVSGLDTLLSGAYIELEPGKSSTPQYEFTVLDNPPVASADEEGMRITLTSPQAGKLSVGDPVLYEGFRVGRVETLGFNTERREAFYQLFINKPYDELVRDNSQFWLTSGINMQLSAKGLNLQVGSLETLLSGGVSFRLPEGRLAGAKITEDGHDFRLYDSQELASQSVYDKYLEFVMLFDESIRGLHDGATVEFRGITIGEVVKSPLTLQQLDPHFGRFSHGTIPVLVKIELARVFEHAEQVGLDNLRAEIERELHSGLRASLKTGNLLTGALFIDLDLYADAKPYQTADFMGYPVFPTQRAGVAEIQKQVGQLISKLNNLPLEKTFSEVNTTLQNTASALVQWDKVGASLDQVLQQQEMMSLPAEIQQTLKAVSLTAKGYGPESSVYAELQTSLQQLQTLMKELAPLSRQLNQKPNALILGADLPADPIPVKGN, encoded by the coding sequence ATGATAAATAATGAAAATATCCGAGCGAAAGAGTCTAAGGTTAGACAGCTTTCGCCCGTGTGGTTGATCCCTATCATCGCCGCCATGATTGGCTGCTGGATGTTGTATAGCTATTTCAGCCAATTAGGGACCGAAATCCAGCTGCATTTAAAAACCGCCGAGGGCATAGAAGTCGGTAAAACCTTTTTAAAATCCCGCAATGTGAATGTTGGGGTGATAGAAAGCATTAAATTGAGCGATGACTACAGCGCCATTGTTGCAACTGCGCGGATTTCAAATGATGCCAAACGCATGTTAAAGCAAGATGCACGTTTTTGGGTGGTAAAACCACGGATTGGTATGGAAGGCGTCTCGGGATTAGATACCTTGCTCTCAGGCGCTTATATCGAACTAGAGCCAGGGAAATCTTCGACGCCCCAGTATGAATTTACTGTGCTGGACAATCCGCCAGTGGCATCGGCCGACGAGGAGGGGATGCGGATCACCCTGACTAGCCCGCAGGCCGGTAAGTTAAGTGTGGGCGATCCTGTGCTGTATGAAGGTTTTAGAGTCGGCCGAGTGGAAACCTTAGGCTTTAACACCGAGCGGCGCGAAGCCTTTTACCAGCTGTTTATCAATAAACCCTACGATGAACTCGTTCGGGATAACAGCCAGTTTTGGTTGACCTCTGGCATTAACATGCAACTCTCGGCCAAAGGGTTAAATCTGCAGGTGGGGTCGCTCGAAACCTTGCTCTCTGGTGGTGTGAGTTTCCGTTTGCCCGAAGGGCGCCTCGCAGGGGCAAAAATCACAGAGGATGGCCATGATTTTAGGTTGTATGACTCACAGGAGCTTGCGAGCCAAAGCGTATACGACAAGTACTTAGAATTCGTGATGTTATTCGATGAGTCTATTCGTGGATTACACGACGGTGCGACGGTAGAGTTCCGTGGCATCACCATAGGCGAAGTGGTGAAATCACCGCTCACTTTGCAGCAACTCGATCCGCATTTTGGTCGCTTTAGCCATGGCACGATTCCCGTATTGGTCAAAATCGAACTAGCGCGGGTGTTTGAGCATGCCGAACAGGTAGGCTTGGACAATTTACGCGCTGAAATCGAGCGAGAGTTGCACTCGGGTCTGCGGGCGAGCCTGAAAACCGGCAATTTACTCACGGGTGCCTTGTTTATCGACCTGGATTTATACGCCGATGCTAAGCCCTATCAAACCGCCGATTTTATGGGCTATCCGGTATTCCCGACGCAGCGCGCGGGTGTGGCTGAGATCCAAAAGCAAGTTGGGCAGCTTATCAGCAAGCTCAATAATTTACCGCTGGAAAAAACCTTCTCTGAGGTGAATACCACGCTACAAAATACCGCCAGTGCATTGGTGCAGTGGGATAAGGTGGGCGCGAGCTTAGACCAAGTGTTACAGCAGCAAGAAATGATGTCGCTGCCCGCAGAAATACAACAAACCTTGAAAGCCGTAAGCTTGACGGCGAAGGGATATGGGCCAGAGTCGAGCGTTTATGCCGAACTACAGACCAGTCTGCAGCAACTGCAAACCTTAATGAAAGAATTAGCGCCCTTGTCGCGTCAGCTGAATCAAAAGCCTAACGCACTTATTTTAGGGGCAGATCTGCCCGCAGACCCCATCCCAGTTAAAGGTAACTAA
- a CDS encoding PqiC family protein, translating to MRILLLLIAFLMAGCSSQPTPQTYFIALQHTAVSGTTDTSRGVIRSGEPCSLTVNRVNLTDYLNTHGLVYQTSAQELVVARQHLWAGSLAEQIQLRLNNLLSQSCSASARWALATDSPAKSVQLDLIVTEFYGSYTGEAVVGGQWRLMDNTQQVLREQPFQYRVSLPEEGYPALVSSLDKGLIQLAEDIRLMAPPHTALLLPAQ from the coding sequence ATGCGTATTTTACTGTTATTGATTGCATTTTTAATGGCGGGCTGTAGCAGTCAGCCCACTCCTCAAACCTATTTTATCGCCCTGCAACATACGGCAGTTTCAGGTACAACGGATACCAGCCGTGGCGTTATCCGTTCTGGCGAGCCGTGCTCATTAACGGTTAATCGGGTGAACTTGACTGACTATCTCAATACCCATGGTTTGGTCTATCAAACCTCTGCACAGGAGCTGGTCGTAGCAAGGCAGCATTTATGGGCAGGTTCTCTGGCCGAGCAAATCCAATTGAGATTAAACAATTTGCTAAGCCAGTCATGCAGCGCATCTGCTAGATGGGCCTTAGCAACCGATAGTCCTGCGAAATCCGTCCAACTCGACCTGATAGTGACTGAATTTTATGGCAGCTATACAGGTGAGGCTGTTGTGGGCGGGCAGTGGCGCCTGATGGATAATACGCAGCAAGTGCTGCGTGAGCAGCCGTTCCAATATCGTGTCTCTTTGCCTGAAGAAGGTTATCCGGCTCTTGTCAGCAGCCTAGATAAAGGCCTAATACAGCTTGCTGAAGATATCCGCTTAATGGCGCCGCCGCATACGGCTCTGTTACTGCCAGCTCAGTGA
- a CDS encoding SLC13 family permease, with the protein MGKLSIKKWLVFSAMLVAVLLAMFPLQQHSALFSYSASVVLITLLFWSTGFIPPFMAGLIFFALATIFKLIDPSALFSGFGSAAVWLIISGFVIGSAISESGLSRRLAAVIAPALTMSYPRMIAGLVISAMLLGFVMPSSVGRAVVMLPIGMALAEQLGFSRGSNGRIGIATALALACNMPSLAVLPANIPNMILAGASENLFNVHFGYAEYLFLHFPILGLLKSAIIVALVVYLFPAKIDKTQIAATTDIEAYDVVKQVKLAVLLIITLLFWITDSWHGINPAWVGQTTAIILLLPKWGIIEPKRFNQSVDFSTVIFVAAALGLGALVNQSGLGSALGQAFSQYLPLSQGASFLNFMSLSLISTLTGLVATVPGVPTVLTPMAADLANATGFSLPAVLMTQVIGFSTVIFPYQAPPLILAMQLSQESLAHLLKVTLPLALITLLVLMPLDYLWWQLLGWIS; encoded by the coding sequence ATGGGTAAGTTAAGTATTAAAAAATGGCTGGTCTTTAGCGCCATGCTCGTCGCAGTCTTGTTGGCCATGTTTCCACTACAGCAGCACTCTGCACTTTTTTCCTACAGCGCATCGGTCGTACTCATCACCCTGTTATTTTGGAGCACTGGCTTTATTCCGCCCTTTATGGCGGGGCTGATCTTTTTTGCCTTGGCCACCATTTTTAAACTGATCGATCCCAGTGCGTTGTTTTCGGGATTCGGTTCGGCGGCGGTGTGGTTAATTATCTCTGGCTTTGTGATTGGTAGCGCCATTTCAGAGTCGGGCTTGAGTCGCCGCCTCGCCGCCGTTATCGCCCCCGCGTTAACCATGAGTTATCCACGCATGATTGCGGGACTGGTCATCAGCGCGATGCTACTGGGATTTGTGATGCCATCCTCCGTGGGGCGCGCGGTAGTGATGCTGCCCATCGGCATGGCCTTGGCCGAGCAGCTCGGTTTTAGCCGTGGCAGCAATGGCCGAATAGGCATAGCCACCGCCCTAGCACTTGCCTGTAATATGCCAAGCCTTGCGGTGCTGCCCGCCAATATTCCCAACATGATTTTGGCTGGTGCGAGCGAAAACCTGTTTAACGTGCATTTTGGCTATGCTGAATATCTGTTTCTGCACTTTCCAATTTTAGGTCTGCTCAAATCGGCCATCATAGTGGCACTCGTGGTGTATTTGTTTCCGGCCAAGATTGATAAAACCCAGATTGCGGCAACGACGGATATCGAAGCGTATGATGTGGTCAAGCAAGTTAAACTCGCTGTGTTACTCATCATCACCCTGCTGTTTTGGATAACAGACTCATGGCATGGGATTAATCCGGCATGGGTGGGGCAAACGACCGCCATCATCCTCTTGCTGCCGAAATGGGGCATTATTGAGCCAAAGCGTTTTAATCAATCAGTTGATTTTTCAACGGTTATCTTTGTTGCCGCCGCGCTAGGATTAGGCGCCCTAGTCAATCAATCTGGGCTCGGTAGCGCACTCGGCCAAGCATTCAGCCAATACTTACCCTTGTCGCAAGGCGCCTCTTTCCTAAACTTTATGTCCTTATCATTGATATCGACCTTAACCGGATTAGTGGCAACCGTGCCTGGTGTGCCTACGGTACTCACCCCCATGGCTGCCGACTTAGCGAATGCGACTGGGTTTTCTCTGCCCGCGGTATTGATGACCCAAGTGATCGGCTTTTCGACGGTGATTTTCCCCTATCAAGCGCCGCCGCTGATTTTGGCAATGCAACTGTCGCAGGAGTCCCTCGCCCATCTACTGAAAGTCACCTTACCCTTAGCGCTGATCACCTTATTAGTGCTGATGCCGCTCGACTACCTCTGGTGGCAGTTGTTGGGCTGGATAAGCTAA
- a CDS encoding AraC family transcriptional regulator, whose amino-acid sequence MSDVISKATMLAPSQFAFTLDANRPVLSNARNLEAEMGVEPHSHPRGQLLWAAKGILRVQSDNAVWVVPSTHAVWLPSGCRHQINCETQAHLRNLYIDPSYRVRVQDTQVVMVTMTQLMREMVLKLCQDATMEPAKYFRLGLSAIDELDALDSVNTYLNAGSDPRLGRVILLLIKKPQAEYTLAELAQSAGASIRTIERLFKAETGQTYRQWRQRYRLLNSLERLTQGESTTSVAHSLGYLSVSSFSAAFKALFGCTPQEYAQKSVQATR is encoded by the coding sequence GTGTCAGATGTTATTTCTAAAGCGACAATGTTGGCGCCCAGCCAATTTGCATTCACGTTAGATGCAAATCGTCCCGTATTGAGTAATGCGCGCAATCTTGAGGCCGAAATGGGCGTCGAACCCCATTCTCACCCTCGGGGGCAGTTACTTTGGGCGGCAAAAGGGATTTTACGGGTTCAAAGCGACAATGCGGTTTGGGTGGTGCCATCGACCCATGCTGTGTGGCTCCCCAGTGGTTGCCGGCATCAAATTAACTGTGAAACCCAAGCTCATCTTCGCAATTTATATATCGACCCCAGTTATCGCGTCAGAGTGCAGGACACACAGGTGGTGATGGTTACAATGACGCAGCTAATGCGTGAAATGGTACTGAAACTATGCCAAGACGCCACAATGGAACCAGCCAAGTATTTTCGCTTGGGTTTAAGTGCCATAGACGAGTTAGATGCGCTCGACAGTGTGAATACCTACTTGAATGCGGGCTCGGATCCACGTCTTGGCCGAGTGATCCTGTTATTGATCAAAAAACCGCAGGCGGAGTATACCTTGGCCGAATTAGCCCAAAGCGCGGGGGCGAGTATTCGAACCATAGAACGACTCTTTAAAGCCGAAACCGGGCAGACCTACAGGCAATGGCGGCAAAGATACCGATTACTCAACTCCCTTGAGCGGTTAACCCAAGGGGAGAGCACGACGAGCGTGGCCCATAGCCTTGGGTATTTAAGTGTCAGTAGTTTTAGCGCAGCATTTAAAGCCTTATTTGGTTGCACGCCTCAGGAATACGCCCAAAAAAGCGTGCAAGCCACGCGGTAG